From Pirellulales bacterium, one genomic window encodes:
- a CDS encoding multiheme c-type cytochrome, producing MKSRLALVRPGIAAALALLAPAAWFGFGLGAGADGQGVPALNAAEKPESPSARYMGTASCSLCHDNGSPRFPTDLVSLNEYHIWAADDKQDRHAADVHHLAYKALVGPRAKEIEQAMGRPDGWATTAESGCLSCHSANLHANNCDHSLNIPVELAQGVGCEACHGPASLWIDKHWKRSEWRDDKQLSAEAKQDRYKLTNVRDPVARTELCLSCHLGNRTEGKFITHEMFAAGHPPLPPFEIEAFLDNMPRHWRPAAEKPPDAQAYLGFRPLERTRAVVLEGLIELRASIRLLAEQTKESRPPNAEPNRGVSDFALYDCAACHHELIIPSQRQERGYNDFAPGRPALRYWALPLAELGLGAVKPDDAASDRTKLEAILSPLAAAANESPFGLPAAIGAAAHKVAAELDKSITSLAAKDFDTASAKRMLAQVCRIGSDSPLDYDSARQMTSAIEAIVADLGDKLDTNSVAAAESLLRGTSLTNTSGFDPEDFRAKLKNLANALAH from the coding sequence ATGAAATCGCGCCTCGCGCTAGTCCGACCTGGCATCGCCGCGGCGCTAGCGCTGCTCGCGCCGGCCGCTTGGTTCGGCTTCGGGCTGGGGGCCGGAGCAGACGGTCAAGGTGTCCCCGCACTCAATGCCGCAGAGAAGCCGGAATCGCCGTCGGCCCGATATATGGGGACCGCCTCCTGCTCGCTGTGCCACGACAACGGCTCCCCTCGATTCCCTACCGACCTGGTCAGTCTAAACGAGTATCACATCTGGGCAGCCGACGACAAGCAAGATCGCCACGCCGCCGACGTGCATCATTTGGCATATAAGGCGCTAGTCGGCCCTCGGGCGAAGGAAATCGAGCAGGCAATGGGGCGGCCCGACGGCTGGGCGACCACCGCCGAGAGCGGCTGCTTAAGTTGCCATTCCGCGAACCTGCACGCCAATAATTGCGATCACTCACTAAATATCCCGGTGGAACTCGCGCAAGGGGTCGGTTGCGAGGCCTGCCACGGCCCGGCATCGCTCTGGATCGACAAGCATTGGAAGCGCTCCGAGTGGCGCGACGACAAGCAGCTTTCCGCGGAGGCGAAGCAAGATCGCTACAAGTTGACGAACGTTCGCGATCCTGTCGCGCGGACGGAGCTTTGCCTTTCGTGCCATCTCGGCAATAGGACGGAGGGAAAGTTCATTACACACGAAATGTTCGCCGCTGGCCATCCGCCGCTGCCGCCGTTTGAAATCGAGGCGTTTCTAGACAACATGCCGCGACATTGGCGGCCCGCCGCGGAAAAGCCGCCCGACGCGCAGGCGTATCTTGGCTTTCGTCCGCTCGAGCGAACGCGGGCAGTCGTCTTGGAAGGATTGATCGAATTACGAGCTTCAATCCGATTGCTCGCCGAACAGACGAAGGAGTCCCGGCCTCCCAACGCCGAGCCGAATCGCGGCGTGTCAGATTTCGCGCTCTACGATTGCGCCGCCTGCCACCACGAACTCATCATTCCGAGCCAGCGGCAGGAGCGAGGCTACAATGACTTCGCTCCCGGCCGGCCGGCGCTGCGCTATTGGGCTTTGCCACTGGCCGAGCTTGGCCTGGGCGCCGTCAAGCCGGATGATGCTGCGTCAGATCGGACAAAGCTCGAAGCGATTCTGTCGCCACTGGCGGCCGCTGCAAACGAATCACCGTTCGGCCTGCCGGCTGCGATTGGCGCTGCGGCGCACAAAGTCGCTGCCGAACTGGACAAGTCGATCACGTCACTCGCGGCGAAAGATTTTGACACGGCCAGCGCCAAACGGATGCTCGCTCAGGTGTGCCGAATTGGCAGCGATTCGCCGCTGGATTACGATTCGGCGCGGCAAATGACGTCGGCGATCGAGGCAATCGTTGCCGATTTGGGAGACAAGCTCGACACAAACTCCGTCGCAGCGGCCGAGTCGCTCTTGCGTGGGACGTCATTGACCAACACTTCGGGTTTCGACCCCGAAGACTTCCGCGCCAAGCTCAAAAACCTCGCCAATGCTTTGGCACATTAG
- a CDS encoding flagellin: MSRINTNVSSLVAQTALARSHNQLQQALTRLSTGLRINTGADDPAGLIASQVLQSDINSTNQAITNSQQANELISTADSALSQVSTLLNSIRGLVSDAANTGALSTDQIAANQLQVDSSLAAIDRISQSTSFQNRRLLDGSLDFLTSSAGTVDPKATGTIGTQLNVEATGSFGGTSDAAAAATVVGTGGGSVTFTAKSNGYGNNGVTIDYVAGNSGATATAAYDSVAKTLTITANSAATAASVVAAVAANASANSAFAAVVANAGTVGTGSGTTAGGSFNNQIVLSASAAGTAYNNANVTVTNDAATGAETAAYSAGSNTLTIHSNAASTTAQIVAAINATGVFSGSTTSAGTNPVQAGTTSAVTTGGAYNNEINLTAVTGGTAFNNTSVVINQNAATGHETASYNAGTNTLTIHSNANSTTSQLISAINANGTFSAATAGGGLGSNAAGTLTNVTTGGATGSAAISDLQINQADFGTGTSVGVLVNVDQQAKQGQLIYSGGPLASNTILQIGGDKGFQVFNFGAGTTLAQLQTAVNQVSDSTGVTATISGSQLKLDSTDYGSAAFVSAKALSGSFSTHLADHTASTRNVGTDIQARINGVEANGNGLAASLNTSTLNLSFSVNANFASGDSFNFSITGGGANFQLGPDVVSQEQARLGIPSVSTTTLGGVSGTLYELRSGGDKSLTTDTTGAAAVVSEAITKVASLRGQLGAFQSTTLQTNINTLTDTVSNLTNAQSNIQDADFAVETANLTRAQILVQSGTSVLQISNSAPQQVLALFKNL; this comes from the coding sequence ATGAGCCGAATTAACACAAATGTCAGTTCCTTGGTCGCCCAAACGGCGTTGGCGCGGTCGCACAATCAATTGCAGCAAGCTCTCACTCGGCTCAGCACTGGTTTGCGGATCAACACCGGCGCCGACGACCCGGCCGGCCTGATCGCGAGCCAAGTGTTGCAAAGCGATATCAACAGCACGAATCAAGCGATCACCAATAGCCAGCAGGCCAACGAGCTGATTTCGACCGCTGACAGCGCGCTCAGCCAGGTCAGCACTTTGTTGAACAGCATTCGCGGGTTGGTGAGCGACGCCGCCAACACCGGCGCCTTGAGCACCGACCAAATCGCGGCCAATCAATTGCAGGTTGATTCGTCCCTGGCGGCCATCGACCGCATCTCGCAATCCACTTCGTTCCAAAACCGCCGCCTCTTGGACGGCAGCTTGGACTTCCTCACGTCCTCGGCCGGCACCGTCGATCCGAAAGCGACCGGCACGATCGGCACACAGCTTAACGTCGAAGCCACCGGCAGCTTTGGAGGGACCTCGGATGCGGCCGCGGCCGCAACGGTCGTGGGCACGGGCGGTGGCTCGGTGACATTCACTGCCAAGAGCAACGGCTACGGCAACAACGGCGTCACGATCGACTACGTCGCCGGCAACTCAGGCGCAACGGCCACCGCGGCATACGATTCGGTCGCCAAGACCCTCACCATAACCGCAAACAGCGCCGCGACCGCCGCGAGCGTGGTCGCCGCCGTGGCAGCCAACGCCAGTGCCAATTCGGCCTTCGCCGCGGTGGTGGCCAATGCCGGCACGGTCGGCACGGGTAGTGGCACGACCGCCGGCGGCAGCTTCAACAATCAGATCGTACTTTCCGCATCGGCGGCGGGTACGGCCTACAACAATGCGAACGTCACGGTGACGAACGATGCCGCAACCGGCGCCGAGACGGCCGCCTACAGCGCTGGATCCAATACGTTGACGATCCACTCGAACGCCGCGTCCACCACCGCTCAAATCGTCGCGGCGATCAATGCCACCGGCGTATTCAGCGGCAGCACTACCAGCGCCGGCACGAATCCGGTTCAGGCCGGCACAACGTCAGCGGTGACGACCGGGGGCGCGTACAACAACGAAATCAACTTGACCGCCGTCACCGGAGGGACCGCATTCAACAACACCAGCGTGGTCATCAATCAGAACGCGGCGACGGGGCACGAAACCGCCTCGTACAACGCCGGCACCAACACGTTGACGATCCACTCGAATGCCAATTCCACGACAAGCCAATTGATTTCGGCAATCAACGCCAACGGAACGTTCAGCGCCGCGACTGCGGGCGGAGGATTGGGCAGCAATGCCGCGGGCACGCTGACCAACGTCACTACCGGAGGCGCCACGGGAAGCGCGGCCATCTCCGATCTCCAGATCAATCAGGCCGATTTTGGGACTGGCACTTCGGTCGGCGTGCTAGTCAACGTCGATCAACAGGCGAAGCAAGGCCAATTGATTTACTCCGGCGGCCCGTTGGCCTCGAACACGATCCTGCAGATCGGCGGCGACAAGGGATTCCAGGTGTTCAATTTCGGCGCCGGCACGACGCTGGCCCAGCTCCAGACGGCCGTGAATCAGGTCAGTGACTCGACCGGCGTAACCGCCACGATCTCCGGCAGCCAGCTCAAGCTCGATTCGACCGACTATGGATCGGCCGCCTTCGTGTCGGCCAAGGCCCTGTCGGGATCGTTCTCGACCCATCTCGCCGACCACACCGCCTCGACCAGAAACGTCGGAACGGACATTCAGGCCCGGATCAACGGCGTTGAGGCGAACGGCAATGGGCTGGCGGCCTCGCTCAACACCTCGACGCTGAACCTCAGCTTCTCGGTGAACGCGAACTTCGCCTCGGGAGACAGCTTTAACTTCTCGATCACCGGTGGCGGGGCGAACTTCCAGCTCGGTCCCGATGTAGTCTCGCAAGAACAGGCTCGCCTCGGCATCCCCAGCGTTAGCACCACAACGCTCGGCGGCGTGTCCGGAACCCTCTACGAGCTTCGTTCCGGCGGAGACAAGAGTTTGACCACCGACACGACCGGCGCGGCCGCCGTCGTCAGTGAAGCGATCACGAAAGTCGCCAGCCTGCGTGGTCAACTCGGCGCCTTCCAATCGACGACGCTCCAGACCAACATCAATACCTTGACCGATACGGTCTCGAACCTGACGAACGCTCAGAGCAACATTCAGGACGCCGACTTCGCCGTCGAAACGGCGAACCTGACCAGGGCGCAAATCCTGGTGCAATCGGGCACCTCGGTCTTGCAGATCTCGAACTCGGCCCCGCAGCAAGTGCTGGCCCTATTCAAGAACCTCTAG